The Fusarium musae strain F31 chromosome 10, whole genome shotgun sequence genome window below encodes:
- a CDS encoding hypothetical protein (EggNog:ENOG41) yields MLQSPYTLRTGIYPEIDPDRLTGSLTGKNALITGSGRGIGREIAIAMARAGANVCVTARTSSQVEETKAEIVSLGLNGKVVGIVADVLKLKDQERLVREFREQLGPVDVLVCNAGSNIFQPFHLTDATEWWDIMELNVRAPVELTRLVIPEMRERNKAVIIYTSSRAATADLPWTTAYNCAKTSITRFAGTLQVELDQLQKIEKGVDNNISVFSIHPGEIETKLHETGFPEKTKREAPYVMEHMAKIGAKRPHFEPELPAWTCVWLSSGKGSALRGKFVDCTRDVGEQSKDALETAKI; encoded by the coding sequence ATGCTGCAGTCACCTTATACCCTTCGCACAGGCATTTATCCCGAGATCGACCCCGATCGACTCACGGGTTCGCTTACAGGCAAGAATGCCCTGATAACTGGTTCTGGCAGGGGTATTGGTCGGGAGATTGCCATCGCAATGGCGCGAGCGGGGGCCAACGTTTGCGTCACGGCACGAACAAGCAGCCAAGTCGAGGAAACAAAAGCTGAAATCGTCAGCTTAGGTCTCAATGGCAAGGTCGTAGGCATCGTTGCAGACGTACTCAAGCTGAAGGATCAAGAACGTCTTGTACGCGAATTCCGCGAACAGCTCGGCCCCGTCGACGTCTTGGTGTGCAATGCTGGCAGCAACATCTTTCAGCCCTTCCACTTGACGGATGCAACCGAGTGGTGGGATATCATGGAGCTGAATGTCCGGGCACCGGTTGAACTCACCCGACTTGTCATCCCCGAAATGCGCGAGAGGAACAAAGCTGTAATAATCTACACGTCATCACGAGCTGCAACGGCAGACCTCCCATGGACAACGGCATACAACTGCGCCAAAACGTCCATCACCAGATTTGCGGGTACTCTGCAGGTCGAGCTAGATCAGTTGcagaagatcgagaagggAGTGGATAACAACATAAGCGTCTTTAGCATTCACCCCGGCGAGATCGAGACCAAGCTACATGAGACGGGGTTCCCGGAAAAGACCAAACGAGAGGCCCCCTACGTTATGGAGCATATGGCAAAGATAGGCGCCAAGAGACCCCATTTTGAGCCTGAGTTACCAGCATGGACGTGTGTGTGGCTTAGCTCGGGGAAGGGTTCAGCTCTGAGGGGAAAGTTTGTGGATTGCACGCGTGATGTGGGCGAACAATCAAAGGACGCATTGGAGACTGCAAAGATATAA